The Syntrophorhabdaceae bacterium DNA segment ACGGTCTCTCGGTACAAATACTACCTTTGTTTTGAAAACACTGACCATCCGGAGCTGGCCATAGGCTATGTGGAAAAAATCCTTGACTGTCTCGAAGCACGAACTGTGCCCATTTATCTGGGCGCGCCCGACATAGAGAGATACATCCCCCAGGGCTGTTTTATCGATTTCAGAAAATTCAAAGATCTGAGAGAGCTTGACACATTTCTTACTACCATGACGGACCGCGAATATGAGGAATATATCCGTCAGATCGATCTTTTTGTGACCACGGGCGGATTAAGGCGATATTCCTGGGACACACTTTATGACCGTCTTGTCAGACTCTTCCTCAAGAGAACAAAAGGAACCGACGAAGACACTTCATGGGAGGAGTCACGCGATTGGGCCCGGGGCACATCGCACCTGTATGACAACAGTCCCCTGTCCGAGGTGCCATCGGAGCCTTTATGGACGTTCTCGGAATTGGCTTACGGCCGATCACCGCTTGTGCGCTATGACGAACAAAAGCCCACATTCGGCGGCGCTCTCTCGCAAGATGAGCGGATTGAGGCAATTACAGAATTGCAGCGGGAGGGCCGATACGAGGAGGCCATAGACGCGTTCGGGTACGTGGGTGGAGGCGGAAATCAAGAACTGCATTACCTGTTTGCTCAGCTTCTTATGCTGGCCGGGCACTACGACGCCGCACAAATCCATCTGCATTCGGTCCTTTCCGCGAACAAAGGCCATACAAAGGCCTATAACGACCTGGGTGCGATCAGTCTCATGAAAGGGGACTTTAAGGAGGCCGTCGAACTTTTTCACAAAGCAATCTCCTGCGACAACAAGAATTATGACGCTCTGGACAATCTCATGAATACCTTGACAAGACTCAATCTCAACGAGTACGCGGCCAATTTCATGACAGACGCGATCAAGGGATCGCCTTTCGATGACGAGTTGAGGACCATTGCCAAACGTTATGGGATTTCCACACATGGGACGGCCGGCAAGGCCGATTCCACCGGCTCCCGGAGTATTCAAGGGACGGCGGATAGGACCTTGCGAGCAGAGCCTAAGCTTAACGACGACGTTATGATCATTGCCGCCCTTGAGCGGGATGGAGAGTATAAGAAGGCCATAGAGACTTTGAAACCGATCCTCGCGGGCGACCAAGATAACGCAGATCTCCATTACCTCCACGCGCGGCTTTTGAACGCTATGGGCCACCAGGAAGCATGGGTAGAGGAGCTTTTGAAGACTGTCGCTTTGAACCCAAATCACTCCAGCGCTTATAATGATCTGGGCTGCTATCATTTCGGTCGTGGCGATCATGAGCAGGCCTATGGGAATTTGAGAACCGCCGTCTTTATGGATCCGCACAATTACGGAGCGCTCAATAACCTCATTCAGTTTCTCCTCTACTTAAGATCGCAGGGAGTAGCGATTGATCCCGTGGGCGTGGTAAAGAGTTTGTTCCCCAAGGGCATAACCGATATCGGTTTGCAGACGTTGCCCCCGGATGCCAAGCGGGCACTGGTCATCCATTGTGAGGAGGCCATACCCTGGTTTCTTTCGGGTATGCTCGATCACTTCCCTTATCTTAAAGGCCACAGCATGTGGTGGGAATCAGTCGAAATGGTGCGACTCCTCAACAAGGGCGGATACATTGTGGATTACGTGGGAGCGTCAAGCCAGGACACCCTCAACGGTAATACGGGCTGGAGCCGGTACCAACTGGTCATAGATGGCGGGACAAACAATCTGGCCAAGTTCGTCCCGGTCAATGGGCAGAAGAGAATCTTCTATTCTACCGGCAAGCACTGGCTGCCTGCCAGTCTCGCGGAAATCCGTCGCGCATCCATGTTTTTCAAACGCCACAACATGCACATGCCCGTAGAGAGGCGCCAGCAGAACAATTTTTCCGATGAATACGCCGACTACCTCACCTACTTCGGCAACCCTTCGCAGCTCGAAGGATACAGCCCCGTTTGCAAAAAAGTGCCTCTCGATATCAGCAGCGTGCATATACCGGCTCCTCGTGAGAGAGACATAAAGACTGCCAGAAACAATTTCATCTGGCTCGGAGGTCACGGGGTAGTCCACAAGGGACTTGACCTCGCTGTGGAGGCCTTCGGTCTCATGCCTGAGATGCAACTTCACGTCTGCGCGAATCTGGACATAGAGACGCGTTTCTTAAGCTGGCTCACTGCCTTTATGAAAACCCACCCCAATATCCTTTATCACGGGGCACAGGACGTGGGTTCTATGCCATTTGAAGAACTGGCGTGGGGCTCAATCGGGACCGTCTACGTGAGCGCAGCGGAGGGCGGACCAGGATCTGTGGCACAACTCCTCCAGTTCGGTATCATTCCTATAGTTACGAGGACAAGCAATGTGAGGGCCGAGAACTTGGGCTACACCATCGAAGAGGTCGAGGACGCCGAGATTATACAGGGGATCGTACGATCCGTCAGGGACATAGGGACAACATCCGATGAAGAACTGCGTAAGCGTTCGCAGGCCGTGCGAGAATTCGCCCTTCTTCATCATACCCGGGAATCTTATTCAAAGAGCTTTGAGAACTTGCTTCTCGAGATCAACGGATAATCATACAAAGGAGATCACTATGAATATAGGTATCATCGGTTACGGCTACTGGGGCCCCAACCTCGTCCGCAATTTCTCGCTTGAACAGGATTGCACGGTTTCCTGCATCGCGGACAGCCGTGCTGAAAGGTTGAAAATAGCAGAGAGGCTATACCCATCGATGAAAACCACCACGAGACCGGAAGATATCCTCATGGATAACGCTATCGAGGCCGTTATTATAGCCACCCCGGTACATACCCATTATCAGCTCGCCAGATCGGCCATGGAGAGAAAGAAACATGTACTTGTCGAAAAACCCATGACCATGTCTCACGCCGAGGCCAAAGAGCTTGTGCAACTGGCCCAAGAACAGGGGATCACTTTGATGGTAGACCATACTTTTCTTTACACCGGAGCCGTGAAAAAGATGAAAGAGATCATCGGACGCGGCGACCTTGGCAACATTCAATACTATGACTCCACGAGGATCAATCTCGGGCTCTTTCAGCACGATATCAACGTGCTTTGGGATCTCGCCCCGCACGATATCGCCATCCTGTTGCACCTGATCGACGAAAAGCCTACGAGCGTCCAGGCAATAGGCGTCACGCACACGAATAACGGTATCGAGAACATAGCCTATCTCACCCTCTATTATCAGAGCGGTATGATAGCCCACTGCAGTTGTTCCTGGTCATCGCCTGTAAAGGTACGCACGACCTACATCGGTGGCACGCAAAAGATGATCGTCTATGACGACATGGAGGGCACCGAAAAGGTGAAGGTCTACGATACGGGCTTTGAAATAAAGACAGACGAAGAGAAGCACAGAACCCTTGTAGATTACCGAACAGGCGACATTTATACGCCTAAGATCGATACCAAAGAAGCCCTGGCCGAGATGGCCCACGACTTCGTTATGGCCGTCAAGCATGAAAAGGAGCCTATTTCAAGCTGGAAAGTAGGTTATGACGTGGTCAACATCCTTGAATCAGCGCAGATATCTATCAAAAGCAACGGCAGCAAGATCACCCTGCTCAACGGTCTCGGAGGCAGGGCGTGAAGGTCATTACCGTTGAGACCGAAAGGCAGTCTATCATCAATGTCTCAGTTGGCAACAATGTAAGGCTCTTTAATTTCGTCAACGCGTACCATTGCTCAATCGACGATAATTCGAAGATAGGCGCCTTCGTGGAGATCCAGAAAAACGCCACGATCGGAAAGAACTGCAAGATATCAAGTCACAGCTTTATATGCGAAGGCGTCCGTATCGACGACAATGTCTTTGTGGGGCACAATGTAACCTTTATCAACGACAAATATCCGAGCGCGGTCAATGACGACGGTACCATGCAGACCGACAACGATTGGGGCGTCATAGGAACTCACGTAAAAAAAGGCGCATCGATCGGGTCTTCGGCCACTATCATATGCGGGGTCGTTATCGGTGAAGATGCGATCGTCGGGGCGGGATCTGTGGTCACAAAGGATGTGGCTCCGAGAACTGTGGTAGCAGGCAATCCAGCGAGATTCATAAGAAGTGTAGACTTAAAACACGCAGCTCATATATAGCTCAGGAGGAACTCGAATGGCCGACAAAATCTCCTTTCTCGATTTGAAACGACAGTACGAAACCATCAAGGACGAAGTGGCTTCAGCCCTTCTTGATGTCTGTTCACGGACAGCCTTCTCCGGAGGGCCCTTCGTAGAAGGCTTTGAAAAACAGTTTGCTGAGTACTGCGGGGCACGGTTCGGGATCGCTGTCAACAGCGGCACCTCCGCGCTTCACCTTGCCATGATCGCACTCGGCATCGGTCCGGGCGACGAGGTTATCGTTCCGGCCGACACCTTTATTGCCACCGCATGGGCGCCATCGTATGTGGGTGCGACGCCGGTCTTTGTGGATTGCACTGCAGACACCTGGAACATCGATCCCGCAAGAATAGAGAAGGCTATCACACCCCGGACAAGGGCGATCATCGGTGTCCACCTCTACGGACAACCCTTCGATATAGACGCAGTACAATCAATAGCCTCAGAGCGTAACCTCTTTCTCATCGAAGATGCAGCTCAGGCGCACGGCGCCCGGTACAAAACAAAACCCGTTGGAACCTTCGGAGAGGTGGCCGGGTTCAGCTGTTACCCGGGAAAGAATCTCGGCGGTTACGGCGAGGGCGGCATCATCACGACTAACAGCTCGGCCTACGCAGAGCATATCCAACGTCTCAGAAACCACGGCAGTTCTGTCCGTTACTATCATGATGAATTGGGCTTCAACATGCGCATGGATGGCTTCCAGGGCGCTGTCCTGAGCGTCAAGCTGAAATATCTCGACAGCTGGAATGCACGCAGGAAAGAGATAGCGAATAAGTACTTTTCAGGGATCACTAATCCGGCTGTGAAGATGCAGTCTCAGCCGGCATGGTCAGACTCCATCTACCATCTTTTTGTGATTACGGCTGAAGACCGGGAGGCCATGATCGGTCATCTGGAAAGAAACGGCATCTTCCCCGGGCTCCACTATCCGGTACCATGTCACCTGCAAAAAGCGTATGCGCATCTTGACTACAAGAAAGGCGATTGCCCCAACGCGGAATATCTTGCTGATCATTGTATCTCCCTTCCCATGTTCGCCGAACTCACAAATGGTGAGGTTGACCGAGTCATTGAGACCGTTAACGCATTCCGTCCATAGAGCGACTCCATCGAGCCGCCTCTAACTATTCTTCATGATGACCAAGGAAGATCTTCTGATTTTTCCCCGTAACGGCAATGGCCTTGAGGCCCTCCACTGCGTAGGCCCCAGACTCCACTTAATCGGTTTTATTGACGACGATGAAAAGAAGCAAGGAACCGACCCCTTGGGTCATAGGGTGCTCACCAGGGACGCCCTCGACGTATATCCCCGGGCCGGAGTTCTTGCAGTCCCGGGAAGTCCCGATTCATACAGGGCGCGCATGGATATTATCCATGGTCTTTGTCCAGATGATCGCCGATTTGTCTCGATAATTCACCCATCCGCGCAGGTTTCTCCGTTTGCTCAAGTCGGCTTTAACACTCTTATCATGGCCGGTGTAGCAATCACCGGCAACGCAGTCATCGGCAATCACGTCATCATCCTTCCTAACACGGTGATACACCACGACTCAGAGATCTCCGACTGGTCAATCATAGGCTCCGGCGTCACCATCGCCGGCTCAGTCACCATCGGT contains these protein-coding regions:
- a CDS encoding glycosyltransferase family 10; protein product: SMTLDKAGVEEFRNTHFIFNIVYAHLRPEDIRAVHKENVSIIWTRFPIDRAHLYLYLNAYSYTGKKEGLNILLLSEPVIVLPGQYDPHLWAHFDHVITLYNSLIESYPEFSKFFYPRLERHTLGLDPDTAVTEDQGDRNRLYPTEGRINGICMINGNKQSIVPGELYSKRIEAALWFSRNSNLPFDVYGTPGFFLSNYKGSVAVGSRLATVSRYKYYLCFENTDHPELAIGYVEKILDCLEARTVPIYLGAPDIERYIPQGCFIDFRKFKDLRELDTFLTTMTDREYEEYIRQIDLFVTTGGLRRYSWDTLYDRLVRLFLKRTKGTDEDTSWEESRDWARGTSHLYDNSPLSEVPSEPLWTFSELAYGRSPLVRYDEQKPTFGGALSQDERIEAITELQREGRYEEAIDAFGYVGGGGNQELHYLFAQLLMLAGHYDAAQIHLHSVLSANKGHTKAYNDLGAISLMKGDFKEAVELFHKAISCDNKNYDALDNLMNTLTRLNLNEYAANFMTDAIKGSPFDDELRTIAKRYGISTHGTAGKADSTGSRSIQGTADRTLRAEPKLNDDVMIIAALERDGEYKKAIETLKPILAGDQDNADLHYLHARLLNAMGHQEAWVEELLKTVALNPNHSSAYNDLGCYHFGRGDHEQAYGNLRTAVFMDPHNYGALNNLIQFLLYLRSQGVAIDPVGVVKSLFPKGITDIGLQTLPPDAKRALVIHCEEAIPWFLSGMLDHFPYLKGHSMWWESVEMVRLLNKGGYIVDYVGASSQDTLNGNTGWSRYQLVIDGGTNNLAKFVPVNGQKRIFYSTGKHWLPASLAEIRRASMFFKRHNMHMPVERRQQNNFSDEYADYLTYFGNPSQLEGYSPVCKKVPLDISSVHIPAPRERDIKTARNNFIWLGGHGVVHKGLDLAVEAFGLMPEMQLHVCANLDIETRFLSWLTAFMKTHPNILYHGAQDVGSMPFEELAWGSIGTVYVSAAEGGPGSVAQLLQFGIIPIVTRTSNVRAENLGYTIEEVEDAEIIQGIVRSVRDIGTTSDEELRKRSQAVREFALLHHTRESYSKSFENLLLEING
- a CDS encoding Gfo/Idh/MocA family oxidoreductase, with amino-acid sequence MNIGIIGYGYWGPNLVRNFSLEQDCTVSCIADSRAERLKIAERLYPSMKTTTRPEDILMDNAIEAVIIATPVHTHYQLARSAMERKKHVLVEKPMTMSHAEAKELVQLAQEQGITLMVDHTFLYTGAVKKMKEIIGRGDLGNIQYYDSTRINLGLFQHDINVLWDLAPHDIAILLHLIDEKPTSVQAIGVTHTNNGIENIAYLTLYYQSGMIAHCSCSWSSPVKVRTTYIGGTQKMIVYDDMEGTEKVKVYDTGFEIKTDEEKHRTLVDYRTGDIYTPKIDTKEALAEMAHDFVMAVKHEKEPISSWKVGYDVVNILESAQISIKSNGSKITLLNGLGGRA
- a CDS encoding acyltransferase; the protein is MKVITVETERQSIINVSVGNNVRLFNFVNAYHCSIDDNSKIGAFVEIQKNATIGKNCKISSHSFICEGVRIDDNVFVGHNVTFINDKYPSAVNDDGTMQTDNDWGVIGTHVKKGASIGSSATIICGVVIGEDAIVGAGSVVTKDVAPRTVVAGNPARFIRSVDLKHAAHI
- a CDS encoding DegT/DnrJ/EryC1/StrS family aminotransferase; this encodes MADKISFLDLKRQYETIKDEVASALLDVCSRTAFSGGPFVEGFEKQFAEYCGARFGIAVNSGTSALHLAMIALGIGPGDEVIVPADTFIATAWAPSYVGATPVFVDCTADTWNIDPARIEKAITPRTRAIIGVHLYGQPFDIDAVQSIASERNLFLIEDAAQAHGARYKTKPVGTFGEVAGFSCYPGKNLGGYGEGGIITTNSSAYAEHIQRLRNHGSSVRYYHDELGFNMRMDGFQGAVLSVKLKYLDSWNARRKEIANKYFSGITNPAVKMQSQPAWSDSIYHLFVITAEDREAMIGHLERNGIFPGLHYPVPCHLQKAYAHLDYKKGDCPNAEYLADHCISLPMFAELTNGEVDRVIETVNAFRP
- a CDS encoding acetyltransferase, translated to MMTKEDLLIFPRNGNGLEALHCVGPRLHLIGFIDDDEKKQGTDPLGHRVLTRDALDVYPRAGVLAVPGSPDSYRARMDIIHGLCPDDRRFVSIIHPSAQVSPFAQVGFNTLIMAGVAITGNAVIGNHVIILPNTVIHHDSEISDWSIIGSGVTIAGSVTIGENCYIGSGSHIMHGLSIGDRTLIGLGSTVIRTVEADLKAAGNPARIIGSTNNGQERGL